A genome region from Methanobacterium aggregans includes the following:
- a CDS encoding histidine kinase dimerization/phosphoacceptor domain -containing protein yields the protein MNPYAFLSLFASIVTLFLGNFIYYKNPKNRLNQLIAVLCFLVAYLSFVNFSLRNADSYQTAYLWLKASVLWPLMSPIVLTIVLTATKNRFSTNKVFLTLIYIPSILISLLQVTSNQLTINIMVMEYWGWTSSLNLSSPFLYLTMIWIFLIITVSIVLCYSYYRKTRGLEKQQTLYILLGLIFAVIVSLITDTIIPLLSIEFPGMVYFAAALGVLFISYGVSQYKLPSLTPEIAADEIVSTIKSFLIMTDDNNEIKYVNPAGLNLLGQSYSEISGEHIESVLPNFGNQKNLTLEGNISVKNFETLLKDKNGNEIPVLLSTSVITKKSSLIGVLYVGTDISERKAVERKRKALSKQTIKRQSVLLELYKEDISNPEATLKRLTETDSKTLDVDRVNVWFFNEDKSFLECSDMYLSNEGHQRSELKIEAKSCRKYLETLKRSHNLTAMDAQTDPKTSEFSDYLKPHSIISLMDVPIWLHGEMVGILCHEQIQNRREWTFEEQDFAASISYMISLSLETHERELAQRQIIESLEEKEVLLREIHHRVKNNMQIISSLLNLQSSTLKTKEMRDIFRESQNRIKSMSMIHEQLYQSKDIAKIDFGIYVTNLIKSLFQIYSGTSRQVEWNVVSDKIEMDIETALPCGLILNELVSNSLKHAFNGSEGKIRVKIIRDTDIIKVEVGDNGSGLPEKVQLETTSTLGLKLVDILVKQLEGELEIDRENGTCFTIRFRELNYGDRL from the coding sequence ATGAATCCCTATGCATTTTTATCCCTCTTTGCATCGATTGTAACCCTATTTCTAGGTAATTTCATTTACTACAAAAATCCAAAAAACCGGCTTAACCAGTTAATAGCTGTTTTATGTTTTTTGGTGGCATACCTCTCATTCGTTAACTTCAGTTTAAGGAATGCAGATAGTTACCAGACTGCATATTTATGGTTGAAGGCAAGTGTTCTCTGGCCTTTAATGAGTCCTATCGTTTTAACCATAGTCCTTACTGCTACAAAGAACCGGTTTTCCACTAACAAGGTGTTCTTGACGCTGATTTACATCCCCTCTATTCTTATCTCTCTTTTACAAGTTACAAGCAACCAGCTCACAATCAACATCATGGTGATGGAGTACTGGGGATGGACAAGCTCCTTGAATCTCAGTTCCCCCTTTTTATATTTAACAATGATATGGATTTTCTTAATAATAACTGTATCAATAGTCCTCTGTTACTCGTATTACAGAAAAACTAGAGGACTGGAGAAACAACAGACCCTTTATATTTTGTTGGGATTAATATTTGCAGTGATTGTGAGCTTGATTACTGATACAATCATACCACTTCTTTCAATAGAATTTCCAGGAATGGTTTACTTCGCAGCTGCACTGGGAGTTCTCTTCATCTCATACGGTGTGAGCCAGTACAAATTACCATCCCTAACACCAGAAATTGCAGCTGATGAGATTGTTTCAACCATTAAAAGCTTCCTGATAATGACTGATGACAACAATGAGATCAAGTACGTGAATCCAGCTGGTTTAAATCTTTTAGGGCAAAGTTACTCTGAGATCAGTGGTGAACATATTGAATCTGTTCTTCCAAACTTTGGAAATCAAAAAAACCTAACTTTGGAGGGTAACATTTCTGTAAAAAATTTTGAAACCCTGCTGAAGGATAAAAATGGGAATGAAATTCCTGTACTCTTATCAACTTCAGTTATAACCAAAAAATCTAGTTTAATTGGGGTTTTATATGTGGGAACAGATATCAGTGAAAGAAAAGCTGTTGAAAGGAAGAGAAAAGCACTTTCCAAACAAACCATTAAAAGACAAAGTGTTCTGCTTGAACTCTACAAAGAAGATATTTCAAACCCTGAAGCAACCCTTAAAAGACTCACTGAAACTGATTCCAAAACCCTTGATGTGGACAGGGTTAATGTATGGTTTTTCAATGAAGATAAAAGCTTTCTTGAATGTTCAGATATGTACCTTTCAAATGAGGGTCATCAGAGAAGTGAATTGAAGATCGAAGCAAAAAGTTGTCGAAAGTACCTTGAAACCCTCAAAAGATCCCACAACCTCACTGCAATGGATGCCCAGACAGATCCTAAAACCTCGGAATTTTCAGATTACCTTAAGCCCCACAGTATCATCTCCCTAATGGACGTTCCAATATGGCTTCATGGAGAGATGGTTGGTATTCTATGTCATGAACAAATCCAAAATAGAAGAGAATGGACATTTGAAGAGCAGGATTTTGCTGCATCCATCTCTTACATGATATCTCTTTCATTGGAGACCCATGAAAGGGAGCTGGCTCAAAGACAGATCATAGAATCCCTTGAAGAGAAGGAAGTTCTGCTTAGGGAGATACATCACCGTGTCAAGAACAACATGCAGATCATTTCAAGCCTCCTTAATCTACAATCCTCAACCCTTAAAACTAAGGAAATGAGAGATATTTTCAGGGAAAGCCAGAACAGGATCAAATCCATGTCAATGATACATGAACAGCTATACCAATCAAAGGACATTGCAAAGATCGACTTTGGTATCTACGTTACAAACCTCATAAAAAGTCTCTTCCAAATTTATTCAGGAACCTCAAGGCAGGTTGAATGGAATGTTGTCAGCGATAAAATTGAAATGGACATTGAAACTGCCCTGCCCTGCGGACTCATCTTAAACGAACTTGTGAGCAACTCCCTGAAACACGCCTTCAATGGATCTGAAGGCAAAATAAGGGTTAAAATCATTAGAGATACAGATATAATCAAAGTTGAAGTAGGAGATAATGGTTCAGGACTTCCAGAGAAGGTTCAACTGGAAACAACCTCAACATTGGGCTTGAAGCTTGTGGATATTCTGGTTAAACAGCTGGAGGGAGAGCTGGAAATTGACAGGGAAAATGGAACTTGCTTCACCATACGATTCAGGGAGCTGAATTACGGGGATAGGCTGTGA
- a CDS encoding endonuclease III domain-containing protein has translation MVKISERIKEIVETLGEFYTLRTFEDSDPFRVLIRTILSQRTRDENTDAASASLFARYPTAKLIANAPLENIEILIKKSGFYHVKAKRVKEVSRIIHEDYGDVVPEDMKELLSLPGVGRKTANCVLVYGFHKDAIPVDVHVHRISNRIGLADTKTPEETEEVLMKTVPRKYWLPLNDLMVQFGQTICRPIGPKHEECPIAELCDFYNHMNDEFDEEK, from the coding sequence GTGGTAAAAATTTCAGAACGGATCAAAGAAATAGTTGAAACTCTGGGAGAGTTTTACACCCTCAGAACCTTTGAAGACAGCGACCCATTCAGAGTTCTCATCAGGACCATTCTTTCACAGAGAACACGAGATGAAAATACAGATGCTGCATCTGCATCCCTTTTTGCAAGGTACCCTACAGCAAAGCTCATTGCAAATGCACCCCTTGAGAACATTGAGATTCTCATTAAAAAATCTGGTTTTTATCATGTTAAGGCAAAGCGTGTGAAGGAAGTGTCTCGTATAATCCATGAGGACTATGGAGATGTTGTTCCTGAGGATATGAAGGAGCTTCTGAGCCTTCCAGGTGTTGGGCGTAAAACTGCAAACTGTGTGCTTGTATACGGCTTTCACAAGGATGCAATACCTGTAGATGTCCATGTGCACCGCATATCCAACCGCATAGGTCTTGCAGATACGAAAACACCTGAGGAGACAGAGGAAGTCCTTATGAAAACCGTGCCCCGTAAGTACTGGCTGCCACTAAACGATCTGATGGTGCAGTTCGGCCAGACCATCTGCAGGCCAATTGGACCCAAACATGAGGAATGTCCAATAGCTGAGCTCTGTGACTTCTACAATCATATGAATGATGAATTTGATGAAGAAAAATGA
- a CDS encoding GTP-binding protein, whose product MTRKKETKIVILGSYNSGKTTTLENLCNKKTKVEYNGTTIALDYGNIRIDGEKVHIFGSPGQERFEFMREILSRGLDGAILVIDSQKGVTSIDEGIINNLNQMNVPYVVFANKQDLNPETEFKGIGADVNVVPTIATECKGVKDGLDLLYTMIKN is encoded by the coding sequence ATGACACGAAAAAAAGAAACCAAAATTGTGATCCTAGGATCCTACAACTCTGGAAAAACTACCACCCTTGAAAATCTATGCAATAAAAAAACAAAGGTCGAGTACAACGGTACCACCATAGCCCTTGACTACGGCAACATCAGGATAGATGGTGAGAAGGTTCATATATTTGGATCTCCAGGTCAGGAAAGATTCGAATTCATGAGGGAAATACTTTCAAGGGGACTTGACGGTGCAATTCTTGTTATAGACAGTCAGAAAGGAGTTACAAGTATTGATGAAGGCATAATCAACAATCTGAACCAGATGAATGTTCCCTACGTTGTATTTGCAAATAAACAGGATCTGAATCCAGAAACAGAATTTAAGGGCATAGGTGCAGATGTTAACGTGGTTCCAACCATTGCAACTGAGTGCAAAGGTGTGAAGGATGGACTTGACCTGCTTTACACTATGATAAAAAATTAG
- the aroA gene encoding 3-phosphoshikimate 1-carboxyvinyltransferase: MELTVQRAERVEGIVKAPPSKSYSHRAFILASLAEGESIVRDALYSEDTLASIASCMSLGSEFNRKSEDECVINGFGCSPHTPNDVLDVKNSGTTLRIMTSVSALAPGFTVFTGDDSLRQRPMQDLLDSLHNLGVNAYSTKNDGKAPLIVKGGFKGGKTSIDGNVSSQFVSSILIASPCSEEGVDLEVRGEFISRPYVDMTLDIMKKFGVKVDCNENRNSFHVEPQKYEKRDYTVEGDYSSASYLVAAASILESDLLVQNLFSDSKQGDILILDVLQRMGCDLKLKKDEVKINGHGRLGGVDVDLHNAPDLLPTVAALGALSHGTTKIYGVEHARYKETDRIHTCALELSKLGVSLEEKRDGLVIHGGRSEIHGGVVNSHNDHRLVMALYLIGLKVGNVKIENASVYDVSFPGFPETMKKICRTRT; this comes from the coding sequence ATGGAACTCACAGTTCAAAGAGCAGAAAGGGTGGAGGGCATTGTTAAGGCTCCACCATCAAAAAGTTACAGCCACAGGGCATTCATACTGGCATCACTTGCAGAGGGAGAATCCATTGTTAGGGATGCCCTGTACTCCGAAGATACTCTGGCATCAATTGCATCATGCATGTCACTTGGATCAGAATTTAACAGAAAATCTGAAGATGAATGTGTTATCAATGGTTTTGGATGCAGTCCCCATACACCCAATGATGTTCTGGATGTTAAAAATTCAGGCACAACACTGCGTATAATGACCAGTGTTTCTGCCCTTGCACCGGGCTTTACAGTGTTCACAGGTGATGATTCCCTGAGACAAAGGCCAATGCAGGACCTTCTGGATTCACTCCATAATCTTGGAGTGAATGCTTATTCAACAAAAAATGATGGAAAAGCACCCTTAATTGTAAAAGGTGGATTTAAAGGTGGGAAAACTAGCATTGATGGAAATGTGAGTTCCCAATTCGTATCTTCCATCTTAATAGCATCTCCCTGTTCAGAGGAAGGTGTTGACCTTGAAGTCAGGGGAGAGTTCATATCACGTCCCTACGTTGACATGACCCTGGACATAATGAAGAAGTTTGGAGTCAAGGTTGATTGCAATGAAAATAGGAATTCATTCCATGTGGAGCCCCAGAAATATGAAAAAAGGGATTACACTGTTGAAGGAGATTATTCCTCAGCATCATACCTTGTTGCAGCTGCAAGTATTCTTGAATCAGATTTACTGGTTCAAAATCTTTTCTCTGATTCCAAACAGGGCGACATACTGATACTCGATGTTTTGCAGAGGATGGGCTGTGACCTTAAGCTTAAGAAGGATGAGGTTAAGATAAATGGACATGGAAGGCTTGGTGGTGTTGATGTGGATCTGCACAACGCCCCGGATCTCCTGCCTACAGTTGCAGCTCTCGGAGCACTTTCACATGGCACAACAAAGATATACGGTGTTGAACATGCCAGATACAAGGAAACTGACAGGATCCATACATGTGCACTTGAACTTTCAAAGCTCGGAGTTTCACTTGAAGAAAAAAGGGACGGCCTTGTGATACATGGAGGGAGGAGTGAAATCCATGGGGGTGTTGTTAACTCCCACAACGATCACAGGCTTGTTATGGCACTTTACTTAATTGGTTTGAAGGTTGGAAATGTTAAAATAGAAAATGCATCTGTTTACGATGTTTCATTTCCAGGCTTCCCTGAAACCATGAAAAAAATCTGCAGGACCAGAACATGA
- a CDS encoding valine--tRNA ligase, with the protein MTEDNIPKDYDHKKETDWQVKWEKDNAHKFIGDGTRPRYIIDTPPPYPTGSIHMGHVLNWVYIDMVARYKRMKGFDVLFPQGWDCHGLPTEVKVEETHNIRKNDVPRDEFRQMCIELTHDNIEKMKTQMQSLGFSQDWSREFVTMTPEYRMKTQLSFLKLYEKGLIYRAVHPVNWCPRCETAIAFAEVEYHENETYLNYLEFPEVEGEGNVLIATTRPELLCACVAVVVHPEDNRYKHLEGKKVKLPLYNREVSIITDRDVDPEFGTGAVMICTFGDKTDVSWVNRYDLDIIEGIDETGVMKEVAGKYAGFTIPECKSAIIDDLKSEGFLTKQERVDQNVGLCWRCKTPIEILVKKQWFVAVKKLTDKIYEAADEISWMPEHMKTRLLNWTGSMDWDWCISRQRLFATPIPVWYCKDCGKVHLPKEEELPVDPALDKPSEPCECGCTEFTGELDVLDTWMDSSITPLVIAGWPSPDFKKHFPADLRPQGHDIIRTWAFYTILRCKALTGEKPFEGIVVNGMVFGEDGHKMSKSLGNVIAPETVIEDYGADALRLWAANSVPGSDVPFAWKDVKHGYKFLRKFWNAFRFINMHIKDFKVDDGSQARIIANLKPMDQWILSCLNRLVENVTGALETYNFAEARNSIQAFVWHDFCDEYIEAVKYRLYTDDPEMLASKEAAQYSLKMVIETSLKLLSPLTPHFTEEVCQYLYPEGMSIHSTVWPEVEADLINDEAEDLGKTGVELIGDIRRFKSASKMPLNTPIKSTTVYTESEELYTKLNGLSEDIMGTMRIKDLKVEIGKPDVQEKVVELTPIMSKVGPHFKGEAPKIVQYIASNNPDEIAETLDRDGEISIGGSTLTWEYLTPRKELLGKTGEKVDIIQSENLDLVLEIVRN; encoded by the coding sequence ATGACAGAAGACAACATTCCAAAGGACTACGATCACAAAAAAGAAACAGATTGGCAGGTGAAGTGGGAAAAAGACAATGCCCACAAGTTCATAGGTGACGGTACACGTCCCCGTTACATCATTGACACACCACCACCATACCCAACAGGCTCCATACACATGGGGCACGTTCTCAACTGGGTTTACATCGACATGGTAGCACGTTACAAACGAATGAAAGGCTTTGACGTGCTTTTCCCACAGGGATGGGACTGTCACGGCCTTCCAACAGAGGTTAAGGTTGAAGAAACCCATAACATCCGGAAAAATGATGTTCCAAGGGATGAATTCCGTCAGATGTGCATAGAACTCACCCACGACAACATTGAGAAGATGAAAACCCAGATGCAGTCACTTGGATTTTCACAGGACTGGTCAAGGGAATTCGTAACCATGACCCCAGAGTACCGGATGAAAACCCAACTCTCCTTCCTCAAACTCTATGAAAAAGGACTCATATACCGAGCTGTGCACCCTGTAAACTGGTGTCCTCGTTGCGAAACAGCAATAGCATTTGCAGAGGTTGAATACCATGAAAATGAAACCTACCTGAATTACCTTGAATTTCCAGAGGTTGAGGGTGAGGGTAACGTACTCATAGCCACCACAAGACCTGAACTGCTCTGTGCGTGTGTTGCAGTTGTTGTGCACCCTGAAGATAACAGGTACAAACACCTCGAGGGAAAAAAGGTTAAATTACCCTTATACAACCGCGAAGTCAGTATAATAACAGACAGGGATGTTGATCCAGAGTTCGGTACGGGTGCAGTTATGATATGTACCTTCGGTGACAAAACCGATGTTTCATGGGTTAACAGGTACGATCTCGACATAATTGAGGGAATTGATGAAACAGGGGTTATGAAGGAAGTTGCAGGTAAATATGCAGGCTTCACAATTCCAGAGTGTAAATCTGCGATCATCGATGACCTGAAATCAGAGGGATTCCTGACAAAACAGGAACGTGTTGACCAGAACGTTGGACTCTGCTGGAGGTGTAAAACACCAATAGAGATACTGGTTAAAAAACAGTGGTTCGTTGCTGTTAAAAAATTAACAGACAAGATATATGAAGCTGCAGATGAAATAAGCTGGATGCCAGAACATATGAAAACCAGGCTCCTGAACTGGACAGGTTCCATGGATTGGGACTGGTGTATATCCCGTCAAAGGCTCTTTGCAACACCAATACCAGTATGGTACTGTAAAGACTGCGGAAAGGTTCATCTGCCAAAAGAGGAGGAATTACCAGTTGACCCTGCCCTTGACAAACCATCAGAACCATGTGAATGTGGCTGCACTGAATTTACAGGTGAGCTGGATGTTCTGGATACATGGATGGACAGTTCAATAACGCCCCTTGTGATAGCAGGATGGCCTTCACCAGACTTTAAAAAGCATTTCCCCGCAGATTTAAGGCCACAGGGGCATGATATCATACGTACATGGGCTTTTTACACTATTTTAAGGTGTAAGGCACTTACAGGTGAAAAACCATTTGAAGGCATCGTTGTGAACGGTATGGTTTTCGGTGAGGACGGCCATAAGATGAGTAAATCACTTGGAAACGTTATAGCGCCTGAAACAGTTATTGAGGACTATGGTGCAGATGCACTCAGGTTATGGGCTGCAAACAGTGTTCCAGGTTCAGATGTTCCATTCGCATGGAAGGATGTGAAGCACGGCTACAAATTCCTCAGAAAGTTCTGGAATGCCTTCAGATTCATAAACATGCACATAAAAGATTTCAAAGTTGATGATGGTTCACAGGCGAGGATCATTGCAAACCTCAAACCCATGGATCAGTGGATACTATCCTGTTTGAACCGGCTTGTGGAGAATGTTACAGGTGCCCTTGAAACTTACAACTTTGCAGAGGCCCGTAACAGTATTCAGGCCTTTGTATGGCATGATTTCTGTGATGAATACATAGAGGCTGTTAAGTACCGTCTCTACACCGATGACCCTGAAATGCTTGCTTCCAAGGAAGCTGCACAGTACAGTCTTAAGATGGTTATAGAAACATCACTGAAACTTCTATCACCTCTCACACCACATTTTACAGAGGAAGTTTGCCAGTACCTTTATCCCGAAGGTATGAGCATTCACAGTACAGTCTGGCCTGAAGTTGAAGCTGACCTTATAAATGATGAAGCTGAGGATCTTGGTAAAACTGGTGTTGAGTTAATAGGAGATATCAGAAGGTTTAAATCTGCATCTAAAATGCCATTGAACACTCCAATAAAATCTACAACTGTTTACACAGAAAGTGAAGAACTTTACACCAAGTTGAATGGTTTGTCTGAGGATATAATGGGCACCATGAGGATCAAAGATTTGAAGGTTGAAATTGGTAAACCTGATGTTCAGGAGAAGGTTGTGGAACTCACACCAATCATGTCCAAGGTAGGACCTCACTTCAAGGGTGAAGCACCGAAGATTGTGCAGTACATAGCTTCCAACAACCCTGATGAAATTGCAGAAACTCTTGACAGGGATGGTGAAATCTCAATAGGTGGATCCACACTCACATGGGAGTATTTAACCCCAAGAAAGGAGCTGCTCGGAAAAACCGGTGAAAAGGTGGATATAATCCAATCAGAAAACCTGGATCTTGTGCTTGAGATTGTGAGAAACTAA
- a CDS encoding winged helix-turn-helix transcriptional regulator codes for MAQEDYYFNEVYRTIDDTFSYLRKKWNIQIIKGLFCDYKHFKDFLKQHPTLSSKVLSERLKELEQEGIIEKKVINTAPIQTEYCLTEKGRRLNKIIFELFNFALDEVDMNTEDPKRKEKSKQNLRACLNIK; via the coding sequence ATGGCTCAAGAGGATTATTATTTCAATGAAGTTTATAGAACCATCGATGATACATTTAGTTATCTCAGGAAAAAATGGAATATTCAAATAATCAAAGGATTATTCTGTGATTATAAACATTTTAAAGACTTTCTAAAACAGCATCCAACTCTAAGTAGCAAAGTTCTTTCTGAAAGATTGAAAGAGTTAGAACAGGAAGGTATAATTGAAAAAAAAGTAATAAACACCGCCCCTATTCAAACTGAGTACTGCTTAACTGAAAAAGGTCGCAGATTAAATAAAATAATCTTTGAACTCTTTAACTTTGCTTTAGACGAAGTTGATATGAATACTGAAGACCCTAAAAGAAAAGAGAAATCCAAACAAAATTTAAGGGCTTGTTTGAACATAAAATAA